The following coding sequences lie in one Kamptonema formosum PCC 6407 genomic window:
- a CDS encoding NB-ARC domain-containing protein has product MNLKEMLNLADRIVFEKTGQHLDDLQEAVLKATLQHDTYKHVAKDFDCSESRVRNAASQLWQLLSEELGEDINKKNFRSAMERLQISLFSNVVQDHVRVGNINFCEQPRHPPEPPNSHPPNQETSNTKQPETPHQDLSEMPELGTFYNRTPELQTLTNWIVQQHSRLIALTGISGIGKTSLAVQLVQQIKDEFDYIIWRTIDASHTLDEFQHELIQLFSESEKLDSPATNPKRLPLIKYLQKYRTLIVLDDVHHLFSSGELAGKYKPEHEEYRSFLKQIEKLSHQSCFLLIGWEQPREIPQVKSQTTSIRTLQLTGLDIAAGREILRDYGLGEIDSYSELIQRYEGNPLWLKSVATLIQELGGYMTELLPDDAILLPEDLKDILQEQCDRLSELEKQVLYLLAKESHPVNLAKLLEQGQISLSDLLNALQSLSRRCFIEKQDNLYTLPPVLKQYIKQLTVNS; this is encoded by the coding sequence ATGAATCTTAAGGAAATGTTAAACCTCGCCGATCGCATAGTCTTTGAGAAAACGGGTCAACACCTTGACGATTTACAAGAGGCGGTACTGAAAGCAACTCTACAACACGATACATACAAGCACGTAGCCAAAGACTTTGACTGTTCTGAAAGTCGTGTTAGGAATGCAGCTTCACAACTATGGCAATTACTCTCAGAAGAGTTAGGAGAAGATATCAATAAAAAGAATTTTCGCTCAGCGATGGAGAGGTTACAAATCTCCCTATTTTCAAATGTTGTACAAGATCATGTCCGAGTTGGTAACATTAACTTCTGTGAACAACCCAGACACCCACCAGAACCACCAAACTCACACCCACCAAATCAAGAAACATCTAATACAAAACAACCTGAAACTCCACATCAAGATTTAAGTGAGATGCCAGAATTAGGCACTTTCTACAATCGCACTCCTGAACTCCAAACCCTCACCAACTGGATTGTACAACAACACAGCCGCCTCATCGCCCTCACTGGTATCAGCGGCATCGGCAAAACATCCCTAGCAGTACAACTCGTACAACAAATAAAAGATGAATTTGATTACATAATTTGGCGCACCATAGACGCATCCCACACCCTCGACGAATTTCAACACGAACTAATCCAGCTTTTCTCCGAGTCAGAAAAGCTAGATTCTCCTGCAACTAACCCGAAACGCTTACCCCTAATTAAGTATTTACAAAAGTACCGCACTTTAATAGTCTTAGATGACGTTCACCATCTTTTCAGTAGCGGTGAATTAGCAGGAAAATATAAACCAGAGCATGAAGAATATCGCTCCTTTTTAAAACAAATAGAAAAATTATCCCATCAAAGCTGCTTTTTGCTAATAGGTTGGGAACAACCCAGAGAAATCCCTCAAGTTAAAAGCCAAACTACTTCTATTCGTACCCTACAACTCACTGGTTTAGATATCGCTGCCGGACGGGAGATATTGAGAGATTATGGATTAGGAGAAATAGATAGTTACTCAGAACTCATTCAGCGCTATGAAGGCAATCCTTTATGGTTAAAAAGCGTGGCGACTCTAATTCAAGAGTTGGGAGGATACATGACTGAGTTATTACCAGATGATGCTATATTGTTACCCGAAGATTTGAAAGATATTTTACAGGAACAGTGCGATCGCTTATCCGAATTGGAAAAACAAGTTTTATACTTATTAGCTAAGGAAAGCCATCCTGTCAACCTAGCAAAATTACTAGAACAAGGACAAATATCATTATCTGATTTACTAAATGCACTGCAATCTCTATCGCGGCGTTGCTTCATCGAAAAACAAGACAATCTTTATACTTTGCCACCTGTACTGAAGCAGTATATCAAACAGTTAACAGTTAACAGTTAA